From a single Deltaproteobacteria bacterium IMCC39524 genomic region:
- a CDS encoding VWA domain-containing protein: MRRRRRQIEVFNLSFLDVISCGFGAIILLLVISKISEPRVIEQTNVDLSGLVVQLEEELHDIRGETQIFNRQLIARQEQLSADKEKLARLQGALTDIEGQYQLASTAAEAQSLIADELKSAKQELSDEMRKLLTDYQRPKEDAVIGGIPVDSEYIIFVIDTSGSMQRFAWPLVRQKMKEILAIYPRVKGVQVLNDMGDYMFSQYAGRWIPDSNARRRAILDRLSSWAPFSNSSPVEGVTKAIQRFYAADKRISLYVFGDDFSGGLMQNVVNTVRQKNASGSKGSRVRIHTVGFPVLMAQPGAGQNAARFAALMRKLAEDNNGSFVGLNSLR; encoded by the coding sequence ATGAGAAGACGCCGCCGCCAGATTGAGGTTTTCAACCTCTCCTTCCTCGACGTGATCTCCTGCGGTTTCGGGGCCATCATCCTGCTGCTGGTCATCTCGAAGATCTCCGAGCCACGGGTGATTGAGCAGACCAATGTCGACCTCTCAGGCCTTGTGGTACAGTTGGAAGAAGAGCTTCACGACATCCGTGGGGAAACCCAGATTTTCAACCGGCAGCTGATCGCCAGGCAGGAGCAGCTCTCCGCAGACAAAGAAAAGCTGGCCCGTCTACAGGGAGCCCTGACCGACATTGAAGGACAATATCAGCTTGCCAGCACGGCGGCCGAAGCGCAAAGTCTGATTGCGGATGAGCTAAAGAGCGCCAAACAGGAACTGAGCGACGAGATGCGAAAGTTGCTCACAGACTACCAGCGACCCAAAGAAGATGCGGTCATCGGCGGCATACCGGTTGACAGCGAATATATCATCTTCGTTATCGACACTTCGGGCAGCATGCAGCGCTTCGCCTGGCCGCTGGTCCGTCAGAAGATGAAAGAAATCCTCGCCATCTATCCGCGTGTCAAGGGTGTTCAGGTGCTTAACGATATGGGAGACTACATGTTCTCCCAGTATGCCGGGCGCTGGATTCCGGATTCGAATGCCCGTCGCCGCGCGATCCTCGATCGGCTTTCCTCCTGGGCACCTTTTTCCAACTCCAGCCCGGTTGAAGGGGTCACTAAAGCAATCCAGCGTTTCTACGCTGCCGATAAACGCATCAGCCTCTACGTCTTCGGTGACGACTTTTCCGGTGGCCTGATGCAGAACGTAGTCAACACTGTCCGGCAGAAAAACGCCTCTGGCAGCAAGGGCAGCCGGGTGCGCATACACACCGTCGGCTTCCCCGTCCTTATGGCCCAACCGGGAGCAGGCCAGAACGCGGCACGTTTTGCCGCCCTGATGCGCAAATTGGCCGAAGATAACAACGGCAGCTTCGTCGGTTTAAACAGCTTGAGATAA